A stretch of the Mycobacterium sp. ITM-2016-00317 genome encodes the following:
- the leuS gene encoding leucine--tRNA ligase, whose amino-acid sequence MTETPTGTQPPRAQAAAQAVADDTPRHRYTAELAGAIEQAWQQRWSQDGTFNVDNPVGSLAPADGGQVPADKMFVQDMFPYPSGDGLHVGHPLGYIATDVYARYFRMTGRNVLHALGFDAFGLPAEQYAIQTGTHPRTRTEANIVNFRRQLGRLGLGHDSRRSFSTTDVDYYKWTQWIFLQIFNAWFDPAANKARPIAELIAEFEDSTREVGDGRTWADLDAAARADVVDSHRLVYLSDSVVNWCPGLGTVLANEEVTADGRSERGNFPVFRKRLRQWMMRITAYSDRLLDDLEVLDWPDKVKAMQRNWIGRSTGASVQFATDAGDIEVFTTRPDTLFGATYMVLAPEHDLVDRLVADEWPAGVDERWTFGAATPREAVAAYRSSIAAKSDLERQENKSKTGVFVGAYATNPANGQQVPVFIADYVLAGYGTGAIMAVPGGDQRDWDFATEFGLPIVEVVAGGDVSQEAYTGDGPLVNSGFLDGMDVASAKAAMTERLAADGRGRARVEYKLRDWLFARQRYWGEPFPIVYDEDGRAHGLPAQMLPVELPDVPDYSPVLFDPEDADSEPSPPLAKVTDWVSVELDLGDGLKKYTRDTNVMPQWAGSSWYELRYTDPHNEEAMCAKENEAYWMGPRPAEHGPNDPGGVDLYVGGVEHAVLHLLYSRFWHKVLYDLGHVSSREPYRRLVNQGYIQAFAYTDSRGTYVPAAEVVERDGRFYWPGPDGEVEVNQEFGKIGKSLKNSVSPDEICTDYGADTLRVYEMSMGPLEASRPWATKDVVGAHRFLQRVWRLVVSEETGQTVVTEDELDEATLRLLHRTIAGAAEDYAGLRNNTAAAKLIEYTNHLTKNSVTARAALEPLVLMVAPLAPHLAEELWSRLGHDRSLAHGPFPTPDERYLVEDTVEYPVQVNGKVRGRVTVAADAPADAVEAAALADEKVVAFLAGKTPKKVIVVAGRLVNVVV is encoded by the coding sequence GTGACTGAAACGCCGACCGGAACACAGCCCCCGCGCGCACAGGCGGCCGCGCAGGCTGTCGCCGACGACACTCCCCGGCACCGCTACACCGCGGAACTGGCGGGTGCGATCGAACAGGCGTGGCAGCAGCGGTGGTCACAGGACGGCACGTTCAACGTCGACAACCCGGTCGGCTCGCTGGCCCCGGCGGACGGCGGCCAGGTGCCCGCCGACAAGATGTTCGTCCAGGACATGTTCCCGTACCCGTCGGGCGACGGCCTGCACGTCGGGCACCCGCTCGGCTACATCGCGACCGACGTGTACGCCAGGTACTTCCGGATGACCGGCCGGAATGTGCTGCACGCGTTGGGCTTCGACGCCTTCGGTCTGCCGGCCGAGCAGTACGCGATCCAGACCGGCACGCATCCGCGCACGCGCACCGAGGCCAACATCGTCAACTTCCGCCGCCAGCTGGGCCGGCTGGGTCTCGGCCACGATTCGCGGCGCAGCTTCTCGACCACCGACGTCGACTACTACAAGTGGACGCAGTGGATCTTCCTGCAGATCTTCAACGCGTGGTTCGACCCGGCGGCGAACAAGGCCCGCCCCATCGCGGAACTGATCGCCGAGTTCGAGGACAGCACCCGGGAGGTCGGCGACGGCCGCACGTGGGCCGACCTGGACGCCGCCGCCCGCGCCGACGTCGTGGACTCCCACCGGCTGGTCTACCTGTCCGACTCGGTGGTCAACTGGTGCCCGGGCCTGGGCACGGTGCTGGCCAACGAAGAGGTCACCGCCGACGGGCGCAGCGAGCGCGGCAACTTCCCGGTGTTCCGGAAGCGGTTGCGGCAGTGGATGATGCGCATCACTGCGTACTCCGACAGGTTGCTGGACGACCTGGAGGTCCTGGACTGGCCGGACAAGGTCAAGGCCATGCAGCGCAACTGGATCGGGCGCTCCACCGGCGCCTCGGTCCAGTTCGCCACCGATGCGGGCGACATCGAGGTGTTCACCACCCGTCCCGACACCCTCTTCGGCGCGACGTACATGGTGCTGGCCCCCGAGCACGACCTGGTGGACCGACTGGTCGCCGACGAATGGCCGGCCGGTGTCGACGAGCGGTGGACGTTCGGGGCGGCGACCCCGCGTGAGGCGGTCGCGGCCTACCGGTCCTCGATCGCGGCCAAGTCCGACCTGGAGCGGCAGGAGAACAAGTCGAAGACCGGCGTGTTCGTCGGCGCCTATGCGACGAATCCGGCCAACGGGCAACAGGTTCCGGTGTTCATCGCCGATTACGTGCTGGCCGGATACGGCACCGGCGCGATCATGGCGGTGCCCGGCGGCGACCAGCGGGACTGGGACTTCGCGACCGAGTTCGGCCTGCCGATCGTCGAAGTCGTTGCCGGAGGAGATGTTTCGCAGGAGGCCTACACCGGTGACGGGCCCTTGGTGAACTCGGGCTTCCTCGACGGTATGGACGTGGCGAGTGCCAAAGCCGCGATGACCGAACGGCTGGCCGCCGACGGTCGTGGCCGGGCGCGGGTGGAATACAAGTTGCGGGACTGGCTTTTCGCCCGCCAGCGCTACTGGGGCGAGCCGTTCCCGATCGTCTACGACGAGGACGGCCGCGCGCACGGACTGCCCGCCCAGATGCTGCCCGTCGAGCTTCCCGACGTGCCGGACTACTCGCCGGTGCTGTTCGACCCCGAGGACGCCGACAGCGAGCCGTCCCCGCCGCTGGCCAAGGTGACCGACTGGGTGAGCGTCGAGCTGGACCTCGGCGACGGGCTCAAGAAGTACACCCGCGACACCAACGTGATGCCGCAGTGGGCGGGCAGCTCCTGGTACGAGCTGCGCTACACCGACCCGCACAACGAAGAAGCCATGTGCGCCAAGGAGAACGAGGCGTACTGGATGGGTCCGCGGCCGGCCGAGCACGGCCCGAACGACCCGGGTGGTGTCGACCTCTACGTCGGCGGGGTGGAGCACGCCGTGCTGCATCTGCTCTACTCGCGGTTCTGGCACAAGGTGCTCTATGACCTCGGGCACGTCAGCTCCCGGGAGCCGTACCGGCGATTGGTCAACCAGGGCTACATCCAGGCGTTCGCCTACACCGACTCCCGGGGCACCTATGTGCCTGCGGCCGAGGTGGTGGAACGGGACGGCAGGTTCTACTGGCCGGGCCCGGACGGGGAAGTTGAGGTCAACCAGGAGTTCGGCAAGATCGGCAAGAGCCTGAAGAACTCGGTGTCGCCGGACGAGATCTGCACCGACTACGGCGCGGACACGCTGCGCGTCTACGAGATGTCGATGGGCCCGCTGGAGGCGTCGCGCCCGTGGGCGACCAAGGACGTCGTCGGCGCCCACCGATTCCTGCAGCGGGTGTGGCGGCTGGTGGTGTCCGAGGAGACCGGGCAGACCGTGGTGACCGAGGACGAGCTCGACGAGGCCACCCTGCGGTTGCTGCACCGCACCATCGCCGGGGCCGCCGAGGACTACGCGGGACTGCGCAACAACACGGCGGCGGCCAAGCTCATCGAGTACACCAACCACCTGACCAAGAATTCGGTGACGGCGCGGGCGGCGCTGGAGCCGTTGGTGCTGATGGTGGCCCCGCTGGCACCGCATCTGGCCGAGGAGTTGTGGAGCCGGCTGGGTCACGACCGTTCGCTGGCGCACGGTCCGTTCCCGACGCCCGATGAGCGCTACCTGGTCGAGGACACCGTCGAGTACCCGGTGCAGGTCAACGGCAAGGTTCGCGGGCGCGTCACCGTCGCGGCCGACGCGCCTGCCGATGCGGTCGAGGCGGCCGCCCTGGCCGACGAGAAGGTGGTCGCGTTCCTGGCCGGCAAGACCCCGAAGAAGGTCATCGTGGTGGCCGGCCGGTTGGTCAACGTCGTGGTCTGA
- a CDS encoding LpqN/LpqT family lipoprotein — protein sequence MSEIARPWRVLAGGIGACAAGIAGVLSITAATASAQPGLPQPPLPAPATVTQTVTVTPNAAPQLIPRPGVTPATGGAAAVPAGVSAPAAPALPARPVSTIAPAASGTLSEFFAAKGVAMEPQSSRDFRALNIVLPKPRGWEHIPDPNVPDAFAVLADRVGGNGLYSSNAQVVVYKLVGEFDPKEAISHGFVDSQKLPAWRSTDASLADFGGMPSSLIEGTYRENNMTLNTSRRHVIATAGPDRYLVSLSVTTSVDQVVAAADATEAIVNGFRVGVPGPAPVAPPAPGAPGVPLAAAPPPAPAVAPAPQLLGLQG from the coding sequence ATGAGCGAAATCGCCCGTCCCTGGCGGGTTCTGGCAGGTGGCATCGGTGCCTGCGCCGCCGGCATCGCCGGGGTGCTGAGCATCACCGCCGCCACGGCGTCGGCCCAGCCGGGCCTCCCGCAGCCCCCGCTGCCCGCCCCTGCCACAGTGACGCAGACCGTCACGGTTACGCCCAACGCCGCGCCACAACTCATCCCGCGCCCCGGTGTGACGCCTGCCACCGGCGGCGCCGCGGCCGTGCCCGCCGGGGTGAGCGCCCCGGCAGCCCCCGCGCTGCCCGCCCGCCCGGTGTCCACCATCGCCCCGGCCGCCTCGGGCACGCTCAGCGAGTTCTTCGCCGCCAAGGGCGTCGCGATGGAGCCGCAGTCCAGCCGCGACTTCCGCGCCCTCAACATCGTGCTGCCGAAGCCGCGGGGCTGGGAGCACATTCCGGACCCGAACGTGCCGGACGCGTTCGCGGTGCTGGCCGATCGCGTCGGCGGCAACGGCCTGTACTCGTCGAACGCCCAGGTGGTCGTCTACAAGCTGGTCGGCGAGTTCGATCCGAAGGAGGCGATCAGCCACGGCTTCGTCGACAGCCAGAAGCTGCCGGCGTGGCGTTCCACCGACGCGTCGCTGGCCGACTTCGGCGGTATGCCGTCCTCGCTGATCGAGGGCACCTACCGCGAGAACAACATGACGCTGAACACGTCCCGGCGCCACGTCATCGCCACCGCCGGACCCGACCGCTACCTGGTGTCCCTGTCGGTCACCACCAGCGTCGACCAGGTCGTCGCCGCCGCGGACGCGACCGAGGCGATCGTCAACGGCTTCCGGGTCGGCGTGCCCGGTCCCGCCCCGGTCGCACCGCCTGCCCCCGGCGCCCCCGGTGTGCCGCTGGCCGCCGCACCGCCCCCCGCTCCCGCCGTGGCGCCCGCGCCGCAGCTGCTGGGACTGCAGGGATAG
- a CDS encoding YqgE/AlgH family protein yields the protein MAQPEDPEDFVAPAAHRVRAGTLLLANTDLLEPTFRRSVIYVVEHNDGGTLGVVLNRASETAVHNVLPQWTKLAAKPKSMYIGGPVKRDAALCLATVRVGVDPGAVPGLRHVQGRVAMVDLDADPDSIAPAVEGVRIFAGYSGWTIGQLEGEIERDDWIVLSALPSDVLVEPHVDLWARILRRQPLPLSLLATHPIDLSRN from the coding sequence ATGGCGCAACCCGAAGATCCGGAGGACTTCGTCGCACCTGCGGCACACCGGGTCCGCGCGGGCACGCTGCTGCTGGCCAACACCGATCTGCTGGAGCCGACCTTCCGGCGCAGTGTCATCTATGTGGTCGAGCACAACGACGGCGGGACACTCGGTGTGGTGCTGAACCGGGCCAGTGAGACCGCGGTGCACAACGTGCTGCCGCAGTGGACGAAGCTGGCCGCCAAGCCGAAGTCGATGTACATCGGCGGCCCGGTCAAACGTGATGCCGCACTGTGTCTGGCCACGGTGCGGGTGGGGGTGGACCCAGGTGCGGTGCCCGGGCTGCGGCACGTGCAGGGCCGGGTGGCGATGGTCGACCTCGACGCCGACCCGGACTCGATCGCCCCGGCGGTCGAAGGGGTGCGGATCTTCGCCGGCTACTCGGGCTGGACCATCGGTCAGCTCGAGGGCGAGATCGAGCGTGACGACTGGATCGTGTTGTCGGCGTTACCTTCTGACGTGCTGGTCGAACCGCACGTGGATCTGTGGGCCCGGATCCTGCGTCGTCAGCCGCTGCCGTTGTCCCTGCTGGCGACGCATCCGATCGACCTCAGCCGCAACTAG
- a CDS encoding MFS transporter produces MPHDRASRTLWRSVRALPQFRRLLELRAVSQFGDGLFQAGIAGAILFNPEREAEPWAIAAAFAALFLPYSLLGPFAGALLDRWDRRLVLIGANTGRLVVILVVGTLLASGHSDIPILLSALVANGFTRFVSSGLSAALPHVVPRDQVIAMNSVATATTSVAAFAGAIFMLLPRWWFGAGDSGGAVVIFLVMLPVAVALWLSMRFPPRLLGPDESALTVSGSVIYAVATGWLHAARTAWAVPSVAATLSGLAAHRMAFGINTLLVLVMVRHTETATVAGFGTTVLFVTAGGAGQFLATVFTPALVKRWGRYAAPNGALAFAAVVQLFGATLHLPVMIVCGFLLGAAGQVVKLCADTAMQMDVADSLRGHLFAVQDSLFWVAFILAISAAAFVIPPDGRSVGLAVAGAGLYLTGLAVHAVLGRRARLG; encoded by the coding sequence GTGCCCCACGACCGCGCATCCCGCACGTTGTGGCGTTCGGTGCGGGCCCTCCCCCAGTTCCGCAGGCTGCTCGAGCTGCGTGCGGTCAGCCAGTTCGGGGACGGCCTGTTCCAGGCCGGGATCGCCGGCGCGATCCTGTTCAACCCGGAACGCGAGGCGGAACCGTGGGCGATCGCGGCCGCATTCGCCGCGCTGTTCCTGCCGTACTCGCTGCTCGGCCCGTTCGCCGGTGCGCTGCTGGACCGCTGGGACCGGCGCCTGGTGCTCATCGGCGCCAACACCGGCAGGCTGGTGGTCATTCTCGTGGTCGGAACGCTGCTGGCCAGCGGGCATTCCGACATCCCAATCCTGTTGAGCGCGTTGGTCGCCAACGGTTTCACCCGGTTCGTGTCCTCGGGGCTGAGCGCGGCGCTGCCCCACGTCGTGCCGCGCGACCAGGTGATCGCGATGAACTCGGTGGCCACCGCCACCACGTCCGTCGCGGCGTTCGCCGGGGCGATCTTCATGCTGCTGCCGCGTTGGTGGTTCGGGGCCGGGGACTCCGGCGGGGCGGTCGTCATCTTCCTGGTGATGCTGCCCGTCGCGGTCGCGCTGTGGCTGTCGATGCGCTTCCCGCCCCGACTACTCGGCCCCGACGAGAGCGCACTCACCGTGTCCGGCTCGGTGATCTACGCGGTGGCCACCGGGTGGCTGCACGCCGCGCGCACGGCCTGGGCCGTCCCGTCCGTCGCCGCAACGCTGTCGGGCCTGGCCGCCCACCGGATGGCGTTCGGCATCAACACCCTGCTCGTGCTTGTGATGGTGCGCCACACCGAGACCGCGACCGTCGCCGGTTTCGGGACGACCGTACTGTTCGTCACCGCCGGCGGCGCCGGCCAGTTCCTGGCGACGGTGTTCACCCCCGCGCTGGTCAAGAGGTGGGGCCGCTACGCCGCCCCCAACGGCGCGCTGGCGTTCGCCGCGGTCGTGCAGTTGTTCGGCGCGACGCTGCACCTACCGGTCATGATCGTGTGCGGGTTCCTGCTCGGTGCGGCCGGTCAGGTCGTGAAGCTGTGCGCGGACACCGCGATGCAGATGGACGTCGCCGACTCGCTGCGCGGACACCTTTTCGCGGTGCAGGATTCGCTGTTCTGGGTGGCGTTCATCCTGGCGATCTCGGCGGCCGCGTTCGTGATTCCGCCCGACGGCCGTTCGGTCGGCCTGGCGGTCGCCGGGGCCGGGCTCTACCTGACCGGGCTGGCCGTGCACGCGGTGCTGGGCCGGCGCGCGCGGCTAGGGTGA
- a CDS encoding TIGR03084 family metal-binding protein, producing the protein MPGAAPIVSDLRAESDELDALVAPLAPGQWALATPAPGWTIAHQIGHLLWTDRMSLLAVTDEPGFAEVLTQASSHPTSLVDGGAAQLADLPPAQLLEDWRRTRTALHDALLTVADGRKLPWFGPPMSAASMATARLMETWAHGLDVADTLGVTRAPTARLRSIAHIGVRTRDFAFGVHGLTPPTELFHVKLSAPAGAGEPHWTWGPEDAAQRVTGSAEHFCVLVTQRRPRSALDVVAVGADAEKWLTIAQAFAGPPGAGRNSG; encoded by the coding sequence ATGCCCGGAGCTGCCCCGATCGTCAGCGACCTGCGCGCCGAGAGCGACGAGCTCGACGCGCTGGTGGCCCCGCTGGCGCCCGGGCAGTGGGCGCTGGCCACGCCCGCCCCCGGGTGGACGATCGCCCACCAGATCGGGCATCTGCTGTGGACCGACCGGATGTCGCTGCTGGCGGTCACCGACGAGCCCGGCTTCGCGGAGGTCCTCACGCAGGCGTCGTCGCATCCGACCTCGCTCGTCGACGGCGGCGCCGCGCAACTGGCCGACCTGCCGCCGGCGCAGCTGCTCGAGGACTGGCGCCGCACCCGCACCGCGCTGCACGACGCGCTGCTGACCGTCGCCGACGGCCGCAAGTTGCCGTGGTTCGGGCCGCCGATGAGTGCGGCGTCGATGGCCACCGCGCGGCTGATGGAGACGTGGGCGCACGGGCTCGACGTCGCCGACACCCTGGGGGTGACGCGGGCACCGACGGCGCGGCTGCGCTCGATCGCCCACATCGGCGTGCGGACCCGCGACTTCGCGTTCGGCGTGCACGGCCTCACGCCGCCGACGGAACTGTTCCACGTGAAACTATCCGCGCCTGCCGGTGCCGGGGAGCCGCACTGGACGTGGGGACCCGAGGACGCCGCACAGCGAGTGACGGGGTCGGCGGAGCACTTCTGCGTACTCGTCACCCAGCGCCGCCCTCGCTCGGCACTCGACGTCGTCGCGGTCGGCGCCGACGCCGAGAAGTGGCTGACCATCGCCCAGGCCTTCGCCGGTCCGCCCGGCGCAGGCCGGAACTCGGGCTAG
- a CDS encoding FG-GAP-like repeat-containing protein: protein MEYCLGESDGSATWWTAGADHDLDGDGVLDSVGLDLDGDGLTDDLLADLDGDGAAELAGRDLDGDGVAEAFFTDDGTGTWTVAAERGGAALRWFGLDGVEHPAGAAPADLDGDGTPERVTDTDGDGLADRAFGAGQAWVDTDRDGRWDVRLADADDSGTADSAEYL, encoded by the coding sequence ATGGAGTACTGCCTGGGTGAGTCCGACGGGTCGGCGACGTGGTGGACCGCGGGTGCGGACCACGATCTGGACGGCGACGGGGTGCTGGATTCGGTCGGGCTGGATCTCGACGGCGACGGGCTGACCGACGACCTGCTGGCCGACCTCGACGGCGACGGCGCCGCCGAACTGGCCGGCAGGGATCTCGACGGGGACGGTGTCGCCGAGGCCTTCTTCACCGACGACGGCACCGGCACGTGGACGGTGGCCGCCGAGCGCGGCGGCGCTGCGCTGCGCTGGTTCGGTCTGGACGGCGTGGAGCACCCGGCGGGTGCGGCGCCCGCCGACCTGGACGGGGACGGCACGCCGGAGCGCGTCACCGACACCGACGGTGACGGGCTGGCCGACCGGGCGTTCGGTGCGGGGCAGGCGTGGGTGGACACCGACCGGGACGGCCGGTGGGACGTCCGGCTCGCCGACGCCGACGACAGCGGCACCGCCGATTCCGCCGAGTACCTCTAG
- a CDS encoding CCA tRNA nucleotidyltransferase, producing the protein MAQLLAAAQVALNAHAAVLRDVGKVFADNGHQLYLVGGSVRDALLGRLGADLDFTTDARPDEMLRFLRGWGDALWDTGIDFGTVGVAKGPPGNQDRLEITTFRADTYDQVSRNPEVHYGDNLADDLVRRDFTVNAMAVRVTADGAAEFLDPLDGLSALRRKLLDTPSAPEVSFGDDPLRMLRAARFVSQLGFDVAPRVRQALEEMAPQLGRITAERVAAELDKMLLGADPVAGVDLMVQTGLGEVVLPEVGAMRMAIDEHHQHKDVYQHSLTVLRQAIDLEGAGGQERSDRGSVEGGPDLVLRWAALLHDIGKPATRKHEPDGGVSFHHHEVVGAKMARKRMRELKYSKQMISDVSQLVYLHLRFHGYGDGRWTDSAVRRYVTDASPLLSRLHKLVRADCTTRNKRRAARLQANYDDLERRIEELAAKEDLARVRPDIDGNEIMTILGIPPGPQVGQAWNYLKELRMERGPLDHDEAVAELLRWWNEKAWPERLIRYGVLPG; encoded by the coding sequence CTGGCCCAGCTGCTGGCCGCTGCGCAGGTAGCGCTGAATGCCCACGCCGCGGTGCTGCGCGACGTCGGCAAGGTGTTCGCCGACAACGGCCACCAGCTGTATCTGGTCGGCGGCAGCGTGCGCGACGCGCTGCTCGGCCGGCTCGGCGCGGATCTGGACTTCACCACCGATGCCCGGCCCGACGAGATGCTGCGCTTTCTGCGGGGCTGGGGCGACGCGCTGTGGGACACCGGCATCGACTTCGGCACGGTGGGCGTGGCCAAGGGCCCCCCGGGCAATCAGGACCGGCTGGAGATCACCACGTTCCGCGCCGACACCTATGACCAGGTGTCACGCAACCCCGAGGTGCACTACGGCGACAACCTCGCCGACGATCTGGTGCGCCGCGATTTCACGGTCAACGCGATGGCGGTCCGCGTCACCGCCGACGGCGCCGCCGAGTTCCTCGACCCGCTGGACGGCCTGTCCGCGCTGCGTCGCAAGCTGCTCGACACGCCCTCCGCCCCGGAGGTGTCGTTCGGCGACGATCCGCTGCGGATGCTGCGTGCGGCCAGGTTCGTGTCGCAGCTCGGCTTCGACGTGGCGCCGCGGGTCCGGCAGGCGCTGGAGGAGATGGCGCCGCAGCTGGGCCGGATCACCGCCGAGCGGGTGGCCGCGGAACTGGACAAGATGCTGCTGGGCGCCGACCCGGTCGCCGGGGTGGACCTGATGGTGCAGACCGGCCTCGGCGAGGTGGTGCTGCCCGAGGTCGGCGCGATGCGGATGGCCATCGACGAGCACCACCAGCACAAGGACGTCTACCAGCATTCACTGACCGTGCTGCGGCAGGCGATAGACCTGGAAGGGGCCGGAGGGCAGGAGCGCAGCGACCGGGGGAGTGTCGAAGGCGGGCCGGACCTGGTCCTGCGGTGGGCGGCGCTGCTGCACGACATCGGGAAGCCGGCCACCCGCAAGCACGAACCCGACGGGGGCGTGAGCTTCCACCACCACGAGGTGGTCGGGGCCAAGATGGCGCGCAAGCGGATGCGCGAACTGAAGTACTCGAAGCAGATGATCTCCGACGTGTCCCAGCTGGTGTACCTGCACCTGCGGTTCCACGGGTACGGGGACGGCCGGTGGACCGACTCGGCGGTGCGGCGCTACGTCACCGACGCCAGCCCGTTGTTGAGCCGGCTGCACAAGCTGGTGCGCGCCGACTGCACCACCCGCAACAAGCGGCGCGCGGCGCGGCTGCAGGCCAACTACGACGACCTCGAGCGGCGCATCGAGGAACTGGCGGCCAAGGAGGATCTGGCCCGGGTCCGTCCGGACATCGACGGCAACGAGATCATGACGATCCTGGGCATCCCGCCGGGCCCGCAGGTCGGGCAGGCGTGGAACTACCTCAAAGAGCTGCGGATGGAACGCGGCCCGCTCGACCACGACGAGGCAGTGGCCGAATTGCTGCGGTGGTGGAACGAGAAGGCCTGGCCCGAGCGTCTGATCAGGTATGGAGTACTGCCTGGGTGA
- a CDS encoding NUDIX hydrolase has protein sequence MSDGEQAKPRRRRGRRRGRRAAGPPEAGAEQNQNRRQQPAPSAVTGQSGQPEQPPKPQKTKTRRPPERLRTVHETSAGGLVIDGIDGPKDDQVAALIGRIDRRGRMLWSLPKGHIERGETAEQTAIREVAEETGIQGSVLAALGSIDYWFVTEGRRVHKTVHHYLMRFSGGELSDEDVEVTEVAWVPVKELPSRLAYADERRLAEVADELIDKLRTDGPGALPPLPHSAPRRRGQTHSHTRRRRPDPTAQPQPGRRTNGCGQGS, from the coding sequence GTGTCGGACGGCGAGCAGGCCAAACCACGACGGCGCCGCGGGCGTCGCCGGGGCCGACGCGCGGCAGGTCCCCCCGAAGCCGGAGCAGAGCAGAACCAGAACCGTCGTCAGCAGCCCGCTCCGAGCGCCGTCACCGGCCAATCCGGTCAGCCGGAGCAGCCCCCCAAACCGCAGAAGACCAAGACTCGGCGGCCGCCGGAACGGTTGCGCACCGTGCACGAGACGTCCGCGGGCGGCCTGGTCATCGACGGTATCGACGGCCCCAAGGACGACCAGGTGGCAGCGCTGATCGGCCGCATCGACCGGCGCGGCCGGATGCTGTGGTCACTGCCCAAGGGCCACATCGAGCGCGGTGAGACCGCCGAGCAGACCGCGATCCGGGAGGTCGCCGAGGAGACCGGCATCCAGGGCAGCGTGCTGGCCGCCCTCGGCAGCATCGACTACTGGTTCGTCACCGAGGGCAGGCGCGTGCACAAGACGGTGCACCACTACCTGATGCGGTTCTCCGGCGGTGAACTCTCCGACGAGGACGTCGAGGTCACCGAGGTGGCCTGGGTACCGGTGAAGGAACTGCCGTCCCGGCTGGCCTACGCCGACGAACGCCGGTTGGCCGAGGTCGCCGACGAACTGATCGACAAACTGCGCACCGACGGGCCCGGTGCGCTCCCGCCGTTGCCGCACTCCGCACCGCGCCGCCGCGGGCAGACGCACTCCCACACCCGGCGCCGCCGACCTGACCCCACCGCTCAACCCCAGCCCGGCCGGCGGACGAACGGATGCGGTCAAGGATCGTGA